A genomic segment from Streptomyces sp. TLI_235 encodes:
- a CDS encoding L-ascorbate metabolism protein UlaG (beta-lactamase superfamily) has translation MTTLTVRYIGGPTAVLELGGVRLLTDPTFDGPGSHPVGARSLTKTAGPGLPLAEVGPVDAVLLSHDHHPDNLDASGRELVTGGAVPTVLSTGSAADRLGGVVRALPNWAHTVLPRPDGGSLRVTGVPALHGPQGSEPLVGEVTGFVLSGGGLPTVYVSGDNASLDIVREIADRVGPVDVALLFAGAARTPLIPDAPLTLTSAQAAEAAAILGARHVVPLHFEHWTHFTEDGDALTKAFDTAGLADRLHRLAPGAHVRL, from the coding sequence ATGACCACCTTGACCGTCCGTTACATCGGCGGACCGACCGCAGTCCTGGAGCTCGGCGGCGTCCGGCTGCTCACCGATCCGACCTTCGACGGGCCCGGCTCCCACCCGGTCGGCGCCCGCAGCCTGACCAAGACGGCCGGCCCGGGGCTGCCGCTCGCCGAGGTCGGCCCGGTGGACGCCGTCCTGCTCTCGCACGACCACCACCCGGACAACCTCGACGCCTCCGGCCGCGAGCTGGTCACCGGCGGCGCGGTGCCGACGGTGCTGTCGACCGGCTCGGCGGCCGACCGGCTCGGCGGGGTGGTCCGGGCGCTGCCCAACTGGGCGCACACCGTGCTGCCCCGGCCCGACGGCGGCTCGCTCCGCGTCACCGGCGTGCCCGCGTTGCACGGCCCGCAGGGCAGCGAGCCGCTGGTCGGTGAGGTCACCGGATTCGTGCTCTCCGGCGGAGGCCTGCCCACCGTCTACGTGAGCGGCGACAACGCCTCGCTGGACATCGTCCGCGAGATCGCCGACCGGGTCGGACCGGTCGACGTCGCGCTGCTCTTCGCCGGCGCGGCCCGCACCCCGCTGATCCCGGACGCGCCGCTCACCCTCACCAGCGCACAGGCCGCCGAGGCCGCCGCGATCCTCGGCGCCCGCCACGTCGTGCCGCTGCACTTCGAGCACTGGACGCACTTCACCGAGGACGGCGACGCGCTCACCAAGGCCTTCGACACCGCCGGGCTGGCCGACCGCCTGCACCGCCTCGCCCCGGGGGCACACGTCCGGCTCTGA
- a CDS encoding ricin-type beta-trefoil lectin protein: MRVPTPARLLLPALSAALSVPLLTAAPAAATPPAEFGELVQFKSAKFGKCIFDTPGGGDNYRLRDCHADDLRQQFARDLLGDGSIVYKGVASGQCLDNNGTAAYAHDCNSSGYQHWWEKNKAGPVITLQNQQTLQCLDSDGENVYVHECGELTNPNQRWQIITLPS; encoded by the coding sequence GTGCGTGTGCCCACCCCCGCGAGACTCCTGCTGCCGGCGCTGAGCGCCGCCCTCTCCGTGCCGCTGCTGACCGCCGCCCCCGCCGCGGCGACGCCGCCGGCCGAGTTCGGGGAGCTCGTGCAGTTCAAGAGCGCCAAGTTCGGCAAGTGCATCTTCGACACGCCCGGCGGCGGCGACAACTACAGGCTGCGCGACTGCCACGCGGACGACCTGCGGCAGCAGTTCGCCCGGGACCTGCTCGGCGACGGGTCGATCGTCTACAAGGGCGTCGCCTCCGGCCAGTGCCTGGACAACAACGGCACCGCGGCCTACGCCCACGACTGCAACAGCAGCGGCTACCAGCACTGGTGGGAGAAGAACAAGGCCGGACCGGTGATCACCCTGCAGAACCAGCAGACCCTGCAGTGCCTCGACAGCGACGGTGAGAACGTCTACGTCCACGAGTGCGGCGAGCTGACCAACCCGAACCAGCGCTGGCAGATCATCACCCTGCCGTCCTGA
- a CDS encoding ribosomal protein S18 acetylase RimI-like enzyme, whose protein sequence is MGTDEPFEQRPIGAEQFDAWLALLAAVEAEDHEDDHLGPDDLAEYLADPYCDFARGSVAFYDGPTMVGYGYLKARTEADPVHQMYYLGAVHPAYRGRGVGAALLAWAERAAPPLHRERYPDRPLTLYSSSLARNARASELYAAHGYTPARWFHGMTRDLTAPLPDIPAPPGIELRGFTAERSEDARMVRNEAFRDHWGSTESSEQGWAHMTSGPAFRPGLGFVAYDVEDGAADGGTPLGMVLAEEYAAHTEATGERDMYISLVGTRRAGRKRGIASALLVRALAEAREAGFATASLGVDADSPTGALGLYEHVGFTVKDSWIAQLKPLRPAAA, encoded by the coding sequence ATGGGCACTGACGAACCATTCGAACAGCGGCCGATCGGAGCCGAACAGTTCGATGCCTGGCTGGCGCTGCTGGCCGCCGTCGAGGCGGAGGACCACGAGGACGACCACCTCGGCCCGGACGACCTCGCGGAGTACCTGGCCGACCCGTACTGCGACTTCGCCCGCGGCTCGGTCGCGTTCTACGACGGCCCGACGATGGTGGGCTACGGCTATCTGAAGGCGCGCACCGAGGCCGATCCGGTGCACCAGATGTACTACCTGGGCGCCGTCCATCCCGCGTACCGCGGGCGGGGCGTCGGCGCGGCCCTGCTGGCCTGGGCGGAGCGGGCGGCGCCGCCGCTGCACCGCGAGCGCTACCCGGACCGCCCGCTGACCCTCTACAGCTCCAGCCTCGCCCGGAACGCCCGGGCGTCCGAGCTGTACGCGGCGCACGGCTACACGCCCGCCCGGTGGTTCCACGGCATGACCCGGGACCTGACGGCGCCGCTGCCGGACATCCCGGCCCCGCCCGGGATCGAGCTGCGCGGCTTCACCGCCGAGCGTTCCGAGGACGCCCGGATGGTGCGCAACGAGGCCTTCCGCGACCACTGGGGCTCGACCGAGTCGAGCGAGCAGGGCTGGGCGCACATGACGTCCGGTCCGGCCTTCCGCCCCGGCCTGGGGTTCGTCGCCTACGACGTCGAGGACGGCGCGGCCGACGGCGGCACCCCGCTGGGCATGGTGCTGGCCGAGGAGTACGCGGCGCACACCGAGGCGACCGGCGAGCGGGACATGTACATCTCGCTGGTCGGCACCCGCCGGGCGGGGCGCAAGCGGGGCATCGCCTCGGCGCTGCTGGTGCGGGCCCTGGCGGAGGCTCGCGAGGCCGGGTTCGCCACCGCCTCGCTCGGCGTCGACGCCGACTCCCCCACCGGCGCGCTCGGTCTGTACGAGCATGTCGGATTCACCGTCAAGGACTCCTGGATCGCCCAGCTGAAGCCGCTGCGGCCCGCCGCGGCCTGA
- a CDS encoding glycine/D-amino acid oxidase-like deaminating enzyme, whose product MSPTQPAGPARTNGNVSFWYAADGLPAPRPALEGDIDVDVALVGGGYTALWTAYYLKRAEPSLRIAVLEKEFAGFGASGRNGGWLTAALPGRFRRYAAAHGRPAAVAMQRAMFATVDEVVAAAAAEGIDADIRKDGELHVAVGEVQERRMLAHLPALREEGWGEEDMVRLGAAELADRVRVAGARGALWTPHCARIHPARLVRGLAAAVERLGVTVYEGTEVLEIRPGAAVCRRGTVRARHVVRALEGFTAGLRGHRRTWVPMNSSMIVTAPLDRKVWDEIGWQGAEVLGDEAHAYCYAQRTADDRIAIGGRGVPYRFGSHVDTRGETHASTQRQLTALLGRLFPAAADAPVDHAWSGVLGVPRDWCATVQYDPATGLGAAGGYVGHGVATANLAGRTLRDLVLGHDTELTRLPWVGRSVRGWEPEPLRWLGIRGLYVAYRAADRREAAGLGRTSLIARAADLVSGR is encoded by the coding sequence ATGAGCCCCACACAGCCCGCCGGCCCCGCCCGCACCAACGGCAACGTCTCCTTCTGGTACGCCGCGGACGGTCTGCCCGCCCCGCGGCCCGCGCTCGAGGGCGACATCGACGTCGACGTCGCCCTCGTCGGCGGCGGCTACACCGCCCTCTGGACGGCCTACTACCTCAAGCGGGCCGAGCCGTCCCTGCGGATCGCCGTCCTGGAGAAGGAGTTCGCCGGCTTCGGCGCCTCCGGCCGCAACGGCGGCTGGCTCACCGCCGCCCTCCCCGGCCGGTTCCGCCGCTACGCCGCCGCGCACGGCCGGCCCGCCGCCGTCGCCATGCAGCGGGCCATGTTCGCCACCGTCGACGAGGTCGTCGCGGCCGCCGCCGCCGAGGGCATCGACGCCGACATCCGCAAGGACGGCGAACTGCACGTCGCCGTCGGCGAGGTCCAGGAACGGCGGATGCTCGCCCACCTGCCCGCGCTGCGCGAGGAGGGCTGGGGCGAGGAGGACATGGTCCGGCTCGGCGCCGCCGAACTCGCCGACCGCGTCCGGGTCGCCGGCGCCCGCGGCGCCCTGTGGACCCCGCACTGCGCCCGCATCCACCCGGCCCGACTGGTCCGCGGCCTGGCCGCCGCCGTCGAACGCCTCGGCGTCACCGTGTACGAGGGCACCGAGGTGCTGGAGATCCGCCCCGGGGCCGCCGTCTGCCGACGCGGCACCGTCCGCGCCCGGCACGTCGTACGCGCCCTGGAGGGCTTCACCGCAGGACTGCGCGGCCACCGCCGCACCTGGGTGCCGATGAACAGCAGCATGATCGTCACCGCCCCGTTGGACCGGAAGGTCTGGGACGAGATCGGCTGGCAGGGCGCCGAGGTGCTCGGCGACGAGGCCCACGCCTACTGCTACGCACAGCGCACCGCCGACGACCGGATCGCCATCGGCGGCCGCGGCGTCCCCTACCGCTTCGGCTCGCACGTCGACACCAGGGGCGAGACCCACGCCTCGACCCAGCGCCAGCTCACCGCCCTGCTCGGCCGGCTGTTCCCCGCGGCGGCCGACGCACCGGTCGACCACGCCTGGTCGGGCGTGCTCGGCGTGCCCCGCGACTGGTGCGCCACCGTCCAGTACGACCCGGCGACCGGGCTCGGCGCGGCCGGCGGCTACGTCGGCCACGGCGTCGCCACCGCCAATCTGGCCGGCCGCACCCTGCGCGACCTCGTGCTCGGCCACGACACCGAGCTCACCCGGCTGCCCTGGGTCGGCCGCAGCGTCCGCGGCTGGGAGCCCGAACCGCTGCGCTGGCTCGGCATCCGCGGCCTGTACGTCGCCTACCGCGCCGCCGACCGCCGCGAGGCCGCCGGCCTCGGCCGCACCTCGCTGATCGCCCGCGCCGCGGACCTGGTCAGCGGCCGCTGA
- a CDS encoding XRE family transcriptional regulator, protein MEPQPHRTNRGAMTDQSTGPAADADARALGARIRGYREARALSLRALGEAAGASAGFLSQVERGLAGASIGKLRRIADALGLTMADLFDHSAPAGPRVVRRERRPALPTAPGTRKYLVSQRPLAHLEVYAGEFDPGASTGEESYTHGDSQEILLVLAGTVTVELDGHPYTLDAGDSLDYRTATPHRVANHSDAPAEVLWIVSPPTPD, encoded by the coding sequence ATGGAGCCCCAGCCCCACCGGACGAACCGGGGAGCCATGACGGACCAGAGCACCGGCCCCGCGGCGGATGCCGACGCCCGCGCCCTCGGCGCCCGGATCCGCGGCTACCGGGAGGCCCGCGCCCTGTCGCTGCGCGCCCTCGGCGAGGCGGCCGGCGCCAGCGCCGGCTTCCTCAGCCAGGTCGAACGAGGCCTCGCCGGGGCCAGCATCGGCAAGCTCCGCAGGATCGCCGACGCCCTCGGCCTCACCATGGCCGACCTGTTCGACCACTCCGCCCCGGCCGGCCCCCGGGTCGTCCGCCGCGAGCGCCGCCCCGCGCTGCCCACCGCGCCCGGCACCCGCAAGTACCTCGTCTCCCAGCGGCCGCTCGCCCACCTGGAGGTGTATGCGGGGGAGTTCGACCCCGGCGCCTCCACCGGCGAGGAGTCCTACACCCACGGCGACTCCCAGGAGATCCTGCTCGTCCTGGCCGGCACCGTCACCGTCGAACTCGACGGCCACCCCTACACCCTGGACGCCGGCGACAGCCTGGACTACCGCACCGCCACCCCGCACCGGGTGGCCAACCACTCCGACGCGCCCGCCGAAGTGCTCTGGATCGTCAGCCCGCCCACCCCGGACTGA
- a CDS encoding hydrogenase small subunit has protein sequence MGATATTAQAAGQGTTPAGKQPPVHILWINAGLSCDGDSVSLTAAMQPSIEEIVTGALPGLPEIAVHWPLIDFECGPVQGADNFVEWFFKADRGELEPFVLVVEGSIPNESIKPEGYWCGFGDDPETGQPITTSEWLDRLAPKATAVVAIGTCATYGGIHAMAGNPTGAMGVPDYLGWDWTSKAGLPIVCVPGCPIQPDNFSETLTYLLYQLAGAAPMIPLDDKLRPTWLFGATVHEGCDRGGYYEQGQFAEAYGEPECLVKLGCWGPVVKCNVPKRGWINGVGGCPNVGGVCIACTMPGFPDKFMPFMDEPPGARISATASGAYGAAIRRLRSITAKTVDKEPKWRRTGRKLTTGYRTPW, from the coding sequence ATGGGTGCTACGGCTACCACCGCCCAGGCCGCGGGCCAGGGCACGACACCGGCGGGCAAGCAGCCGCCGGTTCACATCCTCTGGATCAACGCCGGTCTGAGCTGTGACGGCGACTCGGTCTCGCTGACCGCGGCGATGCAGCCGAGCATCGAGGAGATCGTCACCGGCGCCCTGCCGGGCCTGCCGGAGATCGCCGTGCACTGGCCGCTGATCGACTTCGAGTGCGGCCCGGTGCAGGGCGCGGACAACTTCGTCGAGTGGTTCTTCAAGGCCGACCGCGGCGAACTCGAGCCGTTCGTCCTGGTGGTGGAGGGCTCGATCCCGAACGAGTCGATCAAGCCCGAGGGCTACTGGTGCGGCTTCGGCGACGACCCGGAGACCGGCCAGCCGATCACCACCAGCGAGTGGCTCGACCGGCTGGCGCCCAAGGCCACGGCCGTGGTCGCGATCGGCACCTGTGCCACGTACGGCGGAATCCACGCCATGGCGGGCAACCCGACCGGCGCCATGGGCGTGCCCGACTACCTGGGCTGGGACTGGACGTCCAAGGCCGGCCTGCCGATCGTCTGCGTGCCGGGCTGCCCGATCCAGCCGGACAACTTCTCCGAGACGCTGACCTACCTGCTCTACCAGCTGGCCGGCGCGGCGCCGATGATCCCGCTGGACGACAAGCTGCGGCCGACCTGGCTGTTCGGCGCGACCGTCCACGAGGGCTGCGACCGCGGCGGCTACTACGAGCAGGGCCAGTTCGCGGAGGCGTACGGCGAGCCGGAGTGCCTGGTCAAGCTCGGCTGCTGGGGCCCGGTCGTCAAGTGCAACGTGCCCAAGCGCGGCTGGATCAACGGCGTCGGCGGCTGCCCGAACGTGGGCGGCGTCTGCATCGCCTGCACCATGCCCGGCTTCCCGGACAAGTTCATGCCCTTCATGGACGAGCCCCCGGGCGCCCGGATCTCCGCCACCGCCAGCGGGGCCTACGGGGCCGCGATCCGCCGTCTGCGCTCCATCACCGCGAAGACGGTGGACAAAGAGCCCAAGTGGCGGCGCACCGGCCGCAAGCTGACCACCGGTTACCGCACCCCCTGGTGA